One Pseudomonas rhizophila DNA window includes the following coding sequences:
- a CDS encoding acyl-CoA dehydrogenase has translation MLLLWILVLVVGKAWLAHRRTAPLPALGIIAAYLLAMSLFSPAPGWLMLIFWIALAAVAAPLLLPDLRRKYFSAPMFNWFQKTLPPMSETERDAIDAGTVWWDGELFSGRPDWDTLLAYPKVQLTEEEQAFLDGPTEELCAMVSDWQIGQAMDLPPAAWAHIKEHGFFALIIPKEYGGKGFSAYAHSQVAMKLATRSGDLASTVMVPNSLGPAELLLHYGTDEQRNHYLPRLARGDDIPCFALTGPLAGSDAGAMPDTGIICKGEWEGQETLGLRLNWEKRYITLGPVATLLGLAFKAYDPDHLLGDEEDLGISLALIPTDTPGVNIGRRHLPLGAAFMNGPNWGKDVFIPLDFLIGGQPMLGKGWMMLMNCLSVGRSISLPAVGTGAAKFTSLVTGQYTQVREQFNVPLSAFEGIQEAMARIGGNAWMMDAARMLTANAVDLGEKPSVLSAILKYHLTERGRECISHAMDVHGGKGIIMGPNNYLGRSWQGAPIFITVEGANILSRNLMIFGQGAIRCHPFVLKEMALATREDKDQALIEFDGLLLKHIGFAISNAASTLVLNLGLGRFERAPGNALSQGYFRALNRQAAAFALLADLSMMLLGGELKRRERLSARLGDVLSNLYLASAALKRYHDLDSPDHMEPLFTWAMEESLGQAERALDELLDNFPNRVLGGLLRVLVFPFGRRHKGPSDRLDAEVAAVIGRVKGDPTLEELLLGCYRPQSVDDPVGALQHACDLLAAAHPLHKKLHGALKQGQLNPAPGEQVIDAALEAGVLQAGEAQTLREAEAARRKVIDVDDFDKEELTLAEDKVR, from the coding sequence ATGCTGTTGTTGTGGATACTGGTTCTGGTTGTCGGGAAAGCCTGGCTGGCGCATCGGCGTACCGCCCCGCTGCCCGCGCTGGGCATCATCGCAGCCTACCTGCTGGCCATGAGCCTGTTCAGCCCCGCTCCCGGTTGGCTGATGCTGATCTTCTGGATCGCGCTCGCCGCCGTCGCGGCTCCACTGCTGCTGCCGGACCTGCGCCGCAAGTATTTCAGCGCGCCGATGTTCAACTGGTTCCAGAAGACCCTGCCCCCCATGTCAGAAACCGAGCGCGACGCCATCGACGCCGGTACGGTGTGGTGGGACGGTGAACTGTTCAGTGGCCGGCCGGACTGGGACACGCTGCTGGCCTATCCCAAGGTGCAACTGACCGAGGAGGAACAGGCTTTCCTCGACGGCCCCACCGAAGAACTCTGCGCCATGGTCAGCGACTGGCAGATCGGTCAGGCCATGGACCTGCCACCCGCCGCCTGGGCACACATCAAGGAGCACGGCTTTTTCGCGCTGATCATTCCCAAGGAATATGGAGGCAAGGGCTTCTCCGCCTATGCCCACTCCCAGGTGGCGATGAAACTGGCCACCCGTAGCGGCGATCTGGCTTCCACCGTGATGGTCCCCAACTCCCTCGGCCCAGCCGAATTGCTGCTGCACTACGGTACCGACGAACAACGCAACCACTACCTGCCACGGTTGGCCCGCGGCGACGACATCCCCTGCTTCGCCCTGACCGGGCCGCTGGCGGGCTCCGACGCCGGGGCGATGCCCGACACCGGCATCATCTGCAAGGGCGAATGGGAAGGTCAGGAAACCCTGGGCCTGCGCCTGAACTGGGAAAAGCGCTACATCACCTTGGGACCGGTGGCCACCCTCCTCGGCCTGGCCTTCAAGGCCTATGACCCCGATCACCTGCTGGGGGATGAAGAAGACCTGGGCATCAGCCTCGCCCTGATTCCCACCGACACTCCTGGCGTCAATATCGGCCGTCGTCACCTGCCCCTTGGCGCCGCTTTCATGAACGGACCGAACTGGGGCAAGGACGTGTTCATCCCGCTGGACTTTCTCATCGGCGGCCAGCCCATGCTCGGCAAGGGCTGGATGATGCTGATGAACTGCCTGTCGGTCGGTCGGTCGATTTCCCTGCCGGCTGTGGGCACCGGGGCGGCGAAGTTCACCAGCCTGGTGACCGGCCAGTACACCCAGGTACGCGAGCAGTTCAACGTGCCATTGTCGGCCTTTGAAGGTATTCAGGAGGCCATGGCCCGTATCGGTGGCAACGCCTGGATGATGGACGCCGCCCGTATGCTGACCGCCAACGCGGTGGACCTGGGAGAAAAACCTTCGGTGCTGTCGGCCATCCTCAAATACCACCTGACCGAGCGCGGTCGCGAATGCATCAGCCACGCCATGGACGTACACGGCGGCAAGGGCATCATCATGGGGCCCAACAACTACCTGGGGCGTAGTTGGCAAGGTGCACCGATCTTCATCACGGTCGAAGGCGCGAATATCCTGTCACGTAACCTGATGATCTTCGGCCAGGGTGCGATTCGCTGCCATCCGTTCGTGCTCAAGGAAATGGCCTTGGCCACGCGTGAAGACAAAGACCAGGCGCTGATCGAATTCGACGGGTTGCTACTCAAACACATCGGTTTTGCCATCAGCAACGCCGCCAGCACCCTGGTGCTGAACCTGGGCCTGGGGCGTTTCGAAAGAGCCCCCGGCAACGCCTTGAGCCAGGGTTATTTCCGCGCCCTCAACCGGCAGGCGGCGGCATTCGCCCTGCTGGCGGACCTGAGCATGATGCTGCTGGGCGGTGAACTCAAACGTCGCGAACGCTTGTCGGCGCGCCTTGGGGATGTATTGAGCAACCTCTACCTCGCCTCCGCCGCGCTCAAGCGCTACCACGACCTGGACTCGCCGGACCATATGGAACCGCTGTTCACCTGGGCCATGGAAGAAAGCCTGGGCCAGGCGGAGCGGGCCCTGGACGAACTGCTGGACAACTTCCCGAACCGGGTGCTGGGTGGCCTGTTACGCGTGCTGGTATTCCCCTTCGGTCGTCGCCACAAAGGTCCGAGCGACAGGCTGGACGCTGAAGTGGCTGCAGTGATCGGCCGGGTCAAGGGCGACCCGACCCTCGAGGAGTTGCTGCTGGGTTGCTATCGCCCGCAATCGGTCGACGATCCGGTGGGTGCGCTGCAGCATGCTTGCGACCTGCTGGCTGCCGCCCACCCGCTGCACAAGAAACTGCACGGCGCGCTCAAACAGGGTCAGCTCAACCCCGCTCCAGGCGAACAGGTCATCGACGCAGCCCTTGAAGCCGGCGTGCTACAGGCCGGCGAAGCCCAGACCCTGCGCGAGGCCGAAGCGGCCCGACGTAAAGTGATCGACGTGGATGATTTCGACAAGGAGGAACTCACGCTCGCCGAGGACAAGGTCCGCTGA
- a CDS encoding transglutaminase-like domain-containing protein, translating to MQQYLNPSRFIDSDHPAVIEFAETHRGTNRDPQAQAISLYYAVREAVRYNPYTFSRDPQTLRGSYALACGESYCVPKATLLAACARHCGIPARIGLADVRNHLSTARLLELLKSDVFAMHGYTEFYLNERWVKATPAFNQGLCELFDVAPLEFDGREDSVFHPFNRQGAKLMEYVTDHGQFADVPEAFFFEHLEKCYPHLFGEQLPPLLGDMQGDLSRG from the coding sequence ATGCAGCAATACCTGAACCCCAGCCGCTTCATCGACAGCGATCACCCTGCGGTCATCGAGTTCGCCGAAACTCATCGCGGCACTAATCGCGACCCGCAAGCACAAGCAATCAGCCTGTATTACGCGGTGCGCGAGGCCGTGCGCTACAACCCCTATACCTTCAGCCGCGATCCGCAGACCCTGCGTGGCAGTTACGCACTGGCCTGCGGTGAAAGCTATTGTGTGCCCAAGGCGACCTTGCTGGCCGCTTGCGCCCGCCATTGTGGTATCCCGGCGCGCATCGGCCTGGCGGATGTGCGTAATCACTTGTCCACTGCACGCCTGCTGGAGTTGCTCAAGAGTGACGTGTTCGCCATGCACGGTTATACCGAGTTCTATCTGAACGAGCGCTGGGTCAAGGCCACGCCGGCCTTCAATCAAGGCTTGTGTGAGTTGTTCGATGTGGCACCCCTGGAATTCGATGGCCGCGAGGACAGCGTTTTCCACCCGTTCAATCGACAGGGCGCCAAGCTGATGGAGTACGTCACCGACCACGGCCAATTCGCCGATGTGCCCGAAGCGTTCTTCTTCGAGCACCTGGAAAAATGCTACCCGCACCTGTTCGGCGAGCAACTGCCGCCCCTGCTTGGCGACATGCAGGGCGATTTGAGTCGCGGCTGA
- a CDS encoding glutathione S-transferase family protein gives MLKIWGRKNSSNVRKALWCAEELGLAYEAIDAGGAFGVVDTPEYRAKNPNGRVPMIEDDGFVLWESNTIVRYLASRHAPGSAWYPADPQARARAEKWMDWTTSSFADPFRTVFWGVLRTPAEQQDWAAIHAAIKVCDGLLAMADQTLSEQPYLSGDEIGMGDIPLGSFIYAWFEMPIERAALPHLQAWYARLQQRPAYRKAVMTALT, from the coding sequence ATGCTGAAGATCTGGGGTCGGAAAAACTCATCGAATGTGCGCAAGGCGCTGTGGTGCGCCGAGGAGCTGGGGCTGGCCTACGAGGCCATCGACGCAGGGGGTGCGTTCGGCGTGGTGGACACGCCCGAGTATCGCGCCAAGAACCCCAACGGCCGTGTCCCGATGATCGAAGATGACGGTTTCGTGCTCTGGGAGTCCAACACCATCGTGCGTTATCTGGCGTCTCGCCATGCTCCGGGTTCTGCCTGGTATCCGGCAGATCCCCAGGCTCGCGCCAGGGCTGAAAAATGGATGGACTGGACCACCTCCTCGTTTGCCGATCCGTTTCGCACCGTGTTCTGGGGCGTCTTGCGCACTCCCGCCGAGCAGCAGGACTGGGCGGCCATCCATGCGGCGATCAAGGTCTGCGATGGTTTGTTGGCGATGGCGGACCAGACGTTGAGCGAGCAACCCTACCTCTCCGGGGATGAAATCGGCATGGGCGATATTCCCTTGGGCAGTTTCATTTATGCCTGGTTCGAGATGCCCATCGAGCGGGCTGCGCTGCCTCATCTACAGGCCTGGTACGCCCGGCTGCAGCAGCGTCCGGCGTATCGCAAGGCGGTCATGACCGCGTTGACTTAA
- a CDS encoding ABC transporter ATP-binding protein — protein MSSALSIRQLTKTYGNGFQALSGIDLDVAEGDFFALLGPNGAGKSTTIGILSTLVNKTSGTVNIFGHDLDREPAALKRCIGVVPQEFNFNQFEKTFDIVVTQAGYYGIPPKIANERAEKYLTQLGLWDKRDVPSRSLSGGMKRRLMIARALVHEPRLLILDEPTAGVDIELRRSMWTFLTELNQKGITIILTTHYLEEAEQLCRNIGIIDHGTIVENTSMRQLLSQLHVETFLLDLKNDLKAAPQLIGYPARLVDHHTLEVQVDKTVGITGLFSQLALQNIEVQSLRNKTNRLEELFVSLVEKNLAKVAV, from the coding sequence ATGAGTTCCGCTCTGTCCATCCGGCAGCTAACCAAAACCTACGGCAACGGTTTCCAGGCCTTGAGTGGTATCGATCTGGACGTCGCCGAAGGTGATTTTTTCGCCTTGCTCGGCCCCAATGGAGCCGGCAAATCCACCACCATCGGCATTCTTTCAACCCTGGTGAACAAAACCAGCGGTACGGTGAATATCTTCGGTCATGATCTGGACCGTGAGCCCGCCGCTCTCAAGCGCTGCATCGGCGTGGTGCCCCAGGAGTTCAATTTCAACCAGTTCGAAAAGACCTTCGACATCGTCGTGACCCAGGCGGGTTACTACGGTATCCCGCCGAAGATCGCCAATGAGCGCGCCGAGAAATATCTGACTCAACTGGGTTTGTGGGACAAGCGTGATGTGCCGTCCCGTTCATTGTCCGGCGGCATGAAGCGGCGCCTGATGATTGCCCGTGCCCTGGTCCATGAGCCGCGCCTGCTGATTCTCGACGAGCCGACCGCGGGCGTCGACATCGAGTTGCGTCGGTCGATGTGGACCTTTCTGACCGAGCTGAACCAGAAAGGCATCACCATCATCCTCACCACCCATTACCTGGAAGAGGCCGAGCAGCTGTGCCGCAACATCGGCATCATCGACCACGGCACCATCGTCGAGAACACCAGCATGCGACAGTTGCTCAGCCAACTGCATGTGGAGACGTTCCTGCTGGACCTGAAGAACGATCTGAAGGCCGCGCCGCAACTGATCGGCTATCCGGCCCGGCTGGTGGACCACCACACGCTGGAAGTCCAGGTGGATAAAACCGTCGGTATTACCGGCTTGTTCTCCCAACTGGCGCTGCAAAACATTGAAGTGCAGAGCCTGCGCAACAAAACCAATCGCCTCGAGGAGTTGTTCGTGTCTCTGGTGGAGAAAAATCTGGCGAAGGTGGCTGTATGA
- a CDS encoding ABC transporter permease produces MSSELRPNLIALNTIVYREVRRFMRIWPQTLLPPAITMVLYFVIFGNLIGRQIGDMGGFTYMDYIVPGLIMMSVITNSYGNVVSSFFGSKFQRSIEELMVSPVSPHTILIGYTLGGVLRGLAVGLIVTLLSLFFTDLQVHHLGVTILVVVFTATIFSLLGFINAVFARNFDDISIIPTFVLTPLTYLGGVFYSISLLPPFWQTVSLANPVLHMVNAFRYGILGVSDIRISVAITFMLVATVVLYVGCARLLVSGRGMRT; encoded by the coding sequence ATGAGTTCCGAACTGCGACCCAACCTCATCGCCCTCAATACCATCGTTTATCGCGAAGTCCGACGCTTCATGCGGATCTGGCCGCAGACCCTGCTGCCGCCGGCCATCACCATGGTTTTGTACTTCGTGATTTTCGGCAACCTGATCGGTCGGCAGATCGGCGACATGGGGGGCTTCACGTACATGGACTACATCGTACCGGGGCTGATCATGATGTCGGTGATCACCAACTCCTACGGTAACGTGGTCTCGAGTTTCTTCGGCAGCAAATTCCAGCGCTCGATCGAGGAACTGATGGTCTCGCCGGTTTCGCCCCATACGATCCTGATCGGCTACACCCTGGGCGGTGTATTGCGCGGGTTGGCGGTGGGCTTGATCGTGACCTTGCTGTCACTGTTCTTCACCGATCTGCAAGTGCACCATTTGGGCGTGACGATATTGGTGGTGGTGTTCACCGCCACGATCTTTTCGCTGCTGGGGTTCATCAATGCCGTGTTTGCGCGCAACTTCGATGACATTTCCATCATCCCGACGTTCGTGCTCACGCCACTGACTTACCTGGGCGGAGTGTTCTACTCGATTTCCCTGCTGCCACCGTTCTGGCAGACCGTGTCCCTGGCCAACCCGGTGCTGCACATGGTCAACGCGTTCCGCTACGGCATCCTTGGGGTGTCGGACATCCGGATCAGCGTCGCGATCACCTTCATGCTGGTGGCAACCGTGGTGCTCTATGTGGGATGTGCACGGCTGTTGGTCAGTGGGCGAGGGATGCGTACTTAG
- a CDS encoding DUF2062 domain-containing protein, which translates to MPRRLFKRYMPDPASIREHKSLRFLGSLLHDPNLWHLNRHSVARAMAVGLFAAFLPIPLQMLLAAALAITVRGNIPIAVSLVWLTNPITMPAVFFCTYQTGAWLMDVPARTLPDELTWEWITTQLSTLWQPFLLGSVVTGLVLGALAYFMTMIYWRWWVARQWKRRKKSRM; encoded by the coding sequence ATGCCCCGGCGCCTTTTCAAACGTTACATGCCTGACCCAGCGAGTATTCGGGAACATAAGTCCTTACGTTTTCTCGGTTCCTTGCTGCACGACCCCAACCTTTGGCACCTCAACCGACACTCCGTGGCACGCGCCATGGCCGTTGGTCTGTTCGCTGCCTTTTTGCCGATTCCTTTGCAGATGCTGCTGGCCGCGGCACTGGCCATCACCGTACGCGGCAACATACCGATTGCGGTGAGCCTGGTCTGGCTGACCAACCCCATCACCATGCCCGCCGTGTTTTTCTGCACCTACCAGACCGGGGCCTGGTTGATGGATGTGCCTGCCCGCACGTTACCGGATGAACTGACCTGGGAATGGATCACCACCCAGTTGTCTACCTTGTGGCAGCCGTTTTTGCTGGGGTCGGTGGTGACGGGTCTGGTGCTCGGCGCCCTCGCCTATTTCATGACCATGATCTATTGGCGCTGGTGGGTGGCGCGGCAATGGAAACGGCGCAAGAAAAGCCGGATGTGA
- a CDS encoding DNA internalization-related competence protein ComEC/Rec2 codes for MRTGMVALALGLLTPVFCPALPPLWLIAVMLVLALMVLPFRTHPLGFFLIGLAWACLSAQLALDDRLPAALDGETRWVEGRVVGLPQYNEGVVRFELADAHSRRTRLPSSMRLAWFGGPPVSSGERWRLAVKLKRPTGLLNPNGFDYQAWLLSRGIGATGTVKDGHLRQPAQGAWRDGVRQALAQVDAQGRSGALAALVLGDGAGLSRDDWQVLQDTGTVHLLVISGQHIGLLAALVYLLVAGAARYGMWPVRLPWLPWACALAFIAALGYGLLAGFEVPVRRACAMIGLVLLWRLRYRHPDPWWAWLLAFNGVLVFDPLASLRPGFWLSFAAVAILMFTFGARLGPWRWWQTWTRAQWLVAVGLCPILLILGLPISLSGPLVNLVAVPWVSLLVLPPALLGTALLPMPFVGEGLLWIAGGLLDLLFKGLALVAGRIPAWVPAAIPLWVWCMAALGALLLLLPKGVPLRVLGWPMVLLVVFPPREDVPPGQAEIWQLDVGQGLAVLVRTRHHALLYDAGPRFGEADAGERVVLPTLRKLGVAGLDLMLLSHADADHAGGAQAVRNGLPTVRVVSGDPAALPAALQAEACDSGARWEWDGVRFELWQWSSALESNQRSCVLLVEAGDERLLLTGDIDSHAERALLDGPLAVPVQWLAAPHHGSRSSSSMLLLSRLKPHSVLISRGQGNAFGHPHPRVLARYRRLGMAIYDSAEQGAIRLQLGAFEAPRLQAGQRRYWRDPPSAGPWP; via the coding sequence ATGCGCACAGGGATGGTCGCGCTTGCACTCGGGCTGCTGACCCCGGTTTTTTGCCCGGCGCTGCCGCCGCTGTGGCTGATTGCGGTCATGCTTGTGCTGGCGCTGATGGTTTTGCCGTTTCGAACTCATCCGCTGGGTTTTTTCCTGATCGGGCTGGCTTGGGCGTGTCTGTCGGCGCAACTGGCCCTGGACGATCGGTTGCCCGCCGCGCTGGATGGAGAAACCCGCTGGGTCGAAGGGCGCGTCGTCGGTTTACCGCAATATAACGAAGGTGTGGTGCGCTTTGAACTGGCCGATGCCCATTCCCGCCGCACACGGCTGCCGTCGTCGATGCGCCTGGCCTGGTTCGGTGGACCGCCTGTGAGCAGCGGCGAACGTTGGCGATTGGCGGTAAAGCTCAAACGCCCCACCGGGCTACTGAACCCCAATGGCTTCGATTACCAGGCCTGGCTGTTGAGCCGCGGCATCGGCGCGACTGGCACGGTCAAGGACGGTCATCTCCGGCAACCTGCCCAAGGTGCCTGGCGCGACGGCGTGCGTCAGGCGCTGGCGCAAGTCGACGCCCAGGGCCGCTCCGGGGCGCTGGCGGCATTGGTCCTGGGGGACGGAGCTGGGCTGAGTCGTGATGACTGGCAGGTACTGCAAGACACCGGTACGGTCCATCTGCTGGTGATCTCCGGGCAGCACATCGGCCTGCTTGCCGCACTGGTGTACCTGCTGGTGGCAGGTGCGGCGCGCTATGGCATGTGGCCGGTGCGTCTGCCGTGGCTACCTTGGGCCTGCGCTCTGGCCTTTATCGCAGCCTTGGGTTACGGCTTGCTCGCCGGCTTCGAGGTGCCGGTGCGGCGCGCTTGCGCGATGATCGGCCTGGTGCTGCTGTGGCGTTTGCGTTACCGGCATCCGGACCCCTGGTGGGCGTGGCTGCTGGCTTTCAATGGGGTGCTGGTGTTCGATCCATTGGCCAGCCTGCGGCCAGGGTTCTGGCTGTCGTTCGCCGCGGTGGCGATCCTGATGTTTACTTTCGGCGCACGCTTGGGGCCCTGGCGCTGGTGGCAAACCTGGACCCGTGCCCAATGGCTGGTGGCAGTCGGACTGTGCCCGATCCTGTTGATATTGGGTTTGCCGATCAGCCTCAGCGGGCCTCTGGTGAACCTGGTGGCGGTGCCTTGGGTCAGCCTACTGGTGTTGCCGCCGGCGCTGCTCGGTACGGCGTTGTTGCCGATGCCGTTCGTGGGTGAAGGGCTGCTTTGGATCGCCGGCGGGTTGCTCGATCTGCTCTTCAAGGGGCTGGCGCTGGTGGCCGGGCGAATACCCGCATGGGTGCCTGCGGCTATCCCCCTGTGGGTGTGGTGCATGGCCGCTCTGGGGGCTTTGTTACTGTTGCTGCCCAAAGGCGTGCCACTGCGGGTACTGGGATGGCCCATGGTGCTGCTGGTGGTTTTCCCTCCGAGGGAGGATGTGCCTCCGGGGCAGGCCGAAATCTGGCAACTGGACGTGGGTCAAGGGTTGGCGGTGCTGGTACGCACCCGTCATCATGCCTTGCTTTACGACGCGGGGCCGCGCTTTGGCGAGGCCGACGCGGGTGAGCGCGTGGTGCTGCCGACCCTGCGCAAGCTGGGCGTCGCCGGGTTGGACCTGATGCTGCTCAGCCATGCCGACGCCGATCACGCCGGCGGCGCCCAAGCGGTGCGCAATGGCTTGCCAACGGTCCGGGTGGTCAGTGGCGACCCCGCCGCGTTGCCTGCCGCTTTGCAGGCAGAGGCGTGCGACAGTGGCGCGCGCTGGGAGTGGGACGGGGTCAGGTTCGAGCTGTGGCAATGGTCATCTGCCCTTGAAAGCAACCAGAGATCCTGCGTTCTGCTGGTCGAGGCTGGCGATGAGCGGTTGTTGCTCACCGGAGACATCGATAGCCATGCCGAGCGCGCGTTGCTCGACGGGCCCCTGGCCGTGCCGGTCCAGTGGCTGGCGGCGCCCCATCACGGTAGCCGCAGTTCATCGTCGATGTTGCTGTTGTCACGGCTCAAACCCCATTCGGTGTTGATCTCCCGAGGGCAGGGCAATGCATTCGGCCATCCTCATCCGCGAGTGCTGGCTCGTTATCGCCGCTTGGGCATGGCGATCTACGACAGTGCCGAACAGGGTGCCATTCGTCTGCAACTGGGGGCCTTCGAAGCTCCGCGCCTTCAGGCCGGCCAACGGCGCTACTGGCGCGACCCGCCATCTGCGGGACCATGGCCGTAA
- a CDS encoding MotA/TolQ/ExbB proton channel family protein, whose protein sequence is MWELVKSGGWMMLPIILSSIVALGIVAERLWTLRASRVTPEHLLGQVWVWIKDKKLNKDRLKELRASSPLGEILAAGLANSKHGREIMKECIEEAAARVIHELERYINALGTIAAMAPLLGLLGTVLGMIDIFSSFTGAGMTANASVLAGGISKALITTAAGLMVGIPSVFFHRFLQRRIDELVVGMEQEAIKLVEVVQGDRDVDLAEGKK, encoded by the coding sequence GTGTGGGAATTGGTCAAATCCGGCGGCTGGATGATGTTGCCGATCATTCTGAGTTCCATCGTGGCGCTGGGAATCGTTGCCGAACGCCTGTGGACCCTGCGGGCCAGCCGCGTGACCCCGGAGCATTTGCTCGGGCAGGTCTGGGTCTGGATCAAGGACAAGAAACTGAACAAGGACCGGCTCAAGGAGCTGCGGGCCAGTTCACCGCTGGGTGAAATCCTCGCCGCGGGGCTGGCAAATTCCAAGCATGGTCGCGAGATCATGAAGGAATGCATCGAAGAAGCCGCCGCCCGGGTCATCCATGAGCTGGAGCGCTACATCAATGCCCTGGGCACAATTGCCGCCATGGCCCCGTTGCTGGGCCTGTTGGGCACGGTGCTGGGCATGATCGATATTTTCAGTTCGTTCACCGGCGCCGGCATGACCGCCAATGCCTCGGTGCTGGCAGGGGGGATTTCCAAGGCCTTGATCACCACGGCCGCCGGGTTGATGGTGGGGATTCCTTCGGTGTTTTTCCATCGCTTCCTGCAACGGCGCATCGATGAGTTGGTGGTGGGCATGGAGCAGGAGGCCATCAAGTTGGTCGAGGTGGTGCAAGGCGACCGTGACGTGGACCTGGCCGAGGGCAAGAAGTGA
- a CDS encoding ExbD/TolR family protein, producing the protein MKFRRKPRETVEINLASLIDVVFILLLFFVVTTTFTRETQLKVELPEAVSGSPAEDQQLKNLEVTISAEGTFSVNNQLLPKSDLASLIDALQKESGGDTSLPLSISADGKTPHQSVITAMDAAGKLGFSHLRMTTVEAAPAP; encoded by the coding sequence GTGAAATTCCGCCGCAAACCACGGGAAACCGTCGAGATCAACCTTGCGTCGCTGATTGACGTGGTGTTCATCCTGCTGCTGTTTTTCGTCGTGACCACCACCTTCACCCGGGAAACCCAGCTCAAGGTGGAACTGCCGGAAGCGGTCAGCGGCTCGCCTGCCGAAGACCAGCAACTCAAGAACCTGGAAGTCACGATCAGTGCCGAAGGGACGTTTTCGGTGAACAATCAGTTGCTGCCCAAGAGCGACCTGGCGAGTCTGATCGATGCGCTGCAGAAGGAGTCCGGCGGCGACACCAGTTTGCCGCTGTCCATCAGCGCCGACGGCAAGACCCCACATCAATCCGTCATCACCGCCATGGACGCGGCCGGCAAGCTCGGCTTCAGCCATCTGCGCATGACCACCGTCGAGGCGGCGCCGGCACCCTGA
- the lpxK gene encoding tetraacyldisaccharide 4'-kinase: MAMSDRLLAAWYEGHPALTLLRPLEWLYRRVVMGKRERFLAGEGEIYQPPVPLVVVGNITVGGTGKTPLILWMIEHCQRRGLRVGVVSRGYGAKPPHLPWRVEAGQGADIAGDEPLLIVQRSGVPLMIDPDRSRAVQALLETQPLDLILSDDGMQHYRLARDLELVLIDNARGLGNRRCLPAGPLREPVERLQSVDAVLFNGASADREDGFAFELRPTALVNLASGERRPLDHFPPGQALHAVAGIGNPRRFFNTLETLHWRPIPHGFVDHAQYSAQALNFTPSLPVVMTEKDAVKCRAFAEPHWWYLAVDAAPSPAFADWFDTQLMRLLPDRLLP; this comes from the coding sequence ATGGCCATGTCTGATCGATTGCTCGCCGCCTGGTACGAAGGTCACCCGGCCCTGACGCTGTTGCGACCACTGGAGTGGTTGTACCGTCGGGTGGTGATGGGCAAACGCGAGCGTTTTCTGGCGGGCGAAGGTGAGATTTACCAACCGCCCGTGCCGCTGGTGGTCGTGGGGAACATCACGGTTGGCGGCACCGGCAAGACCCCATTGATCCTGTGGATGATTGAGCATTGCCAGCGCCGTGGCCTGCGGGTCGGCGTGGTGAGCCGGGGTTATGGCGCCAAACCACCCCATTTGCCCTGGCGAGTCGAAGCCGGGCAGGGCGCCGACATCGCCGGTGATGAGCCACTGCTGATTGTCCAGCGCAGCGGCGTGCCATTGATGATCGATCCGGATCGCAGCCGGGCGGTCCAGGCGCTGCTGGAGACTCAACCGCTGGACCTGATCCTGTCCGACGACGGCATGCAACATTACCGCCTGGCTCGGGATCTTGAACTGGTGCTGATCGACAACGCCCGCGGCCTGGGCAATCGACGTTGTCTGCCTGCCGGTCCGCTGCGTGAACCCGTGGAGCGTCTGCAATCGGTCGATGCCGTGCTATTCAACGGCGCCAGCGCCGACCGCGAAGACGGCTTTGCCTTCGAGCTGCGACCCACAGCTCTGGTGAACCTGGCCAGCGGCGAACGGCGTCCACTGGACCATTTCCCGCCCGGCCAGGCCCTGCATGCCGTGGCCGGGATCGGCAATCCCCGGCGTTTCTTCAACACCCTCGAAACGCTACACTGGCGACCTATACCGCACGGGTTTGTCGACCACGCCCAATACAGCGCCCAGGCATTGAATTTCACGCCATCGTTGCCGGTGGTCATGACGGAAAAGGACGCGGTCAAATGCCGTGCCTTCGCCGAGCCCCACTGGTGGTACCTGGCGGTGGATGCCGCGCCGTCGCCAGCCTTCGCGGACTGGTTCGATACCCAGTTGATGCGCCTGTTGCCGGATCGGCTTTTGCCTTAA
- a CDS encoding Trm112 family protein — translation MDTKLLDILACPVCKGPLKLSADKTELISKGAGLAYPIRDGIPVMLESEARTLTTDERLDK, via the coding sequence ATGGACACCAAACTGCTCGACATTCTGGCCTGCCCGGTCTGCAAAGGCCCCCTCAAGCTCAGCGCCGACAAAACCGAGCTGATCAGCAAAGGCGCCGGCCTGGCCTATCCGATTCGCGATGGCATTCCGGTGATGCTCGAAAGCGAGGCCCGTACCCTGACCACCGACGAGCGCCTGGATAAATGA